The genomic stretch GAGAGTGTTGTCACTTCACAGAAACACAGCAAGAGTGAGACACGTACCGCAGCGCACGCTTCGTACTAAACACATTACCGGTATGTCTGAATTGCGAcagttgttgaaggacgCGAAACTGGAACTCTCCCGCGGCGACTATGAGGAGGCAATCGCACTTTCAAAGGCAGTCTTGGAGATAGACAAGGACAATTACTTTGCATTTGTGTTTCTCGGGAAGGCGTATTCATCAATTGAGGGGAAGGGCCGTGAATCTGTGGAGAGCTACACTAGGGCAACACAGATCGATGCTGCGAATTTACTCGCGTGGAAGGGCTTTTTTCTGACTTTGGAGGAACACTCAAAACGTTTATTCCCTGGAATGCTCACTTGTTCCAAGTTCTTCGGACTGTGTGTCCAGTACATGAAACTGCTGAtagaacaagaacaatcGCAGGTACAACTGATAAACTTTGTGAAGATCGTCAAGTCACACTATGCGGATGACATCAACTTCATTCTGCCCTTCTtagaatattttttgcctGGAACGGAACCGTTTGAAATCCTGGGAAGACACTTGCTCTTACCGAAGGAATCGCTGGCTCAGTTGATCAGGCTCACATCGTTGAGAGAATCGCAAGAGATTTCAAGAGTGACCACGGAACACCGACTCAAGCTGAGCACTCAGGATCCTCTTTACCAATCAAAAATCAACTCTTTCGCCTGGGAGATCTACCAGAACTCCAAACTTGATAAATACTACAATCAGTTGATCAATGTTGTGAACGACGACCAGGAACGTGCCTCATTGGAAACCCAGTGGTTGGAATACCGACTCAAACTGTTGAAGTCAATGCCcgcagagaagaagcaagagTTTTTCCCTCGTGTGAAGGATATGGTCGACGGGATGGTTGTTGTGAAGCACGACTCTTTAATGGCTTGGAAACTGTATTTTGACTGGGAAGACTTTGTAGATCTGAACTCACTGGATGCTAATCTAGTTTGGGAGTTCTTCCAGAAATTTCCAAAGGAACCACTAGCTATGATCTTGTATTTATGGTTAAACTCTAACCTGTCATGTTACGATACAAGTAAGCTATCAGAAAATAATAAACAGAATTCCAGCCCCGCTAAGGAAGCAGATAAGGGACAAGATCAAACAGAGGTCGAAGCTTTACAGGAAGAGGACGACcaacaagaggaagagcTGGGGGAGATGCTCAACGCACAGGAAAATGAAACATCAGATGTGTTTTCAGAAGAAGCAATCCTTGTCGCACTTATGGATAACATATCCAAGGTGAAAAACAGCACCCTAGCTTATCGTATTGTCTCACAATACtacattttgaataaaGAATACGAAATGTCCCTCCCCTATATCAAGTCAGGTATCTCCTTAGTCTCTGTCAACGTACGGGATCTCGGTGCTAACTTAATAAATACAAAGAGAGAGTTGACAATCGCTCTCGCAACAGGATACACGTATGTGGACGCTCCAAAGAATCATAAATTTGCCCTCTCATTGTTTGATAAGATACTCGAGTCGGACCCAGAAAACATCCAGGTGAAATTGGGGAAGGCCATCATCTCAATAGAAAGTGCAGATTGGGAAGATGCTGGAAAGTTGTTGACAGATGTGATTGCAGAATCCCCAGACAATCTTGAAGTGCAGTCACAACTGGCTTGGTGCAAAGCGCATTTAAATGCGTTTGATAATGCAATCCTGATGCTGCAGAATGTCATCAAAAACATAGAGGGAACTGACCAAAGAACTATGCAATTCAGATGCGAGAATATGTGGCGTGAGGCGAAAGTCCACATAATGAAGCACAGATTCGGCGACCAAGGGGAAAACATGGACTTGATCAACACGGCATTCAAGATCTTGATCAGTATTATCAAGCTTGATTCGGAAACGTTTGCCAAAAGTTACTCAACGTTAGGTGACATTTACGCATATTATTACCGCGACGATGTTAGGGCATACAAATGCTACTATAAATCGTTTGAAATGGACTTTACTGATATTCGGGCTGCCAAATACATTTGCGAGATATACACAGCTGCAGGAAACTGGAATGCGGCAGCGCAGATATGTGAACGATTGGTGAAAACCGAAGCGATCAAGATGGAATTGCGTAGTACAAACTGGCCTTACAGGGTTATCGGAATAGCATATTTAGAAAGGCAACAGGAGAGTGAGTCAGTTGAATGGTTTCACTCTGCCCTGCGTGTAGATCCGAACGATGTGGAATCATGGGTCGCATTGGGGCAAGCATATTTTGCGTGCGGTCGTGTAGAGGCTTCAACCAaggtttttgaaaaagctATCGAAATCGACCCTTTGCATTTGTACGCTCAGTACTTCAACTCTTTATCATTGGCAGAAATGGGTTGTTTTGAGGAATGCATCgagatattgaaaaatatcacaCAGTTGAATCCAGAAGAATTGGCTTTCCAGGTATCGTACTCCTCAATTTTGGTGTCTTACGCTTTTGATTTGTATCAACAAGGCTTCTTAATGAAGGGTACTGCTAGCGCAATTCAAGCGATTGAACTCCTCAGACATATTTCTGTGGACTTTAGACACAGTGGTCAGGATATATGGCTCTCTCTTTCCAAAGCTATTTatcttttcattttggTTGAATCACAAATAGAGACGCTTCCTCTAGAATCCATCCTTGAGATATTCGGTTCCGTCgaaagttcaaaaattaCAGACGTTGATTCGATCGATGGCATTTTATATGATAACATCCTACAAGATTCATCGAGTGATAATATCGCTATCGCGTGCAagtttttggttttggCCTCTAAATTTGCTCTCGTTACTGTGGATATAGAGAGCGTGTCGGCTACAGTTCGCTCGTCCATTTGGTGCAACATTGGCCTATCTGAACTTGCAGCATATATGtcgttgaaggaggatGGATTGAGAGATGCTGCAATTTATTCATTCAAAAAGTGTATCAAATATCAAACGAACACATTCCAAGCGTGGGTTGGCCTGGGTATTGCCACTATGGATGTTAATTTTAGGGTTTCCCAGCACTGTCTCATCAAAGCAGCGTCATTTGCTCCGAAAGATATCAGAACCTGGTTTAACCTAGCGATTTTGGGGCTAAAGAAAAATGATATTGACTTTGCTCATGAAGTGTTGACCAGGACCCAAAGTTTATCTCCTGAAAGTACGGATCCCTGGTTAGGTATTGGGTTGATAATGGAACAGATCGGTAAGCGGACAGAGAGCCACAATGTGATTGCTCACGCCTACAGTTTATCGAAGGGTCAGTCTAAAAACGTTCAATACTTCTATGCAAATAGTGTTGTTCAGAGACGGGTGGGGTCAGGAAATGATGAAGGGGACATTGATGCCATGGAGGAGTTGAATGCAACTGCCCTTGGTCTTGAGCaatatttcaaaaagaaaccaaatCACGCGCAGGCCATTGACCTTGCGATAATGATACTGGAGAGGCTTCAAAATTACAAAGTCGCAGACACTTTTGCAGCAAAGCTGACAGGCATATTCGAAcaaaagtttgaagaatCTCAGGACGAAGATGATATTGTTAACTATGCCATCATCAAAGCTCAGTTGGCGAGAATCCAACTGGGTTTGGGGGAGTATAATAAAGCCATTGAAAGCGCAAATTTGTCTGACGGTATTATTGGAGATTCTACGGCAGAGAATTGCAAGTCCTCACAATTGTCTAACGCAGTATGCCTAGGCCTGGCCAATTTCTTTCTGGGTAATTTTGACGAAACATTAACTCACTTCCAAAATCTATTGAACCGAGATAAAAAATCGAGTAGTCTAGTCATCCTTTTGTCTAAAGTACTATATGAGTTGGGTACAGAGGATACCAAATCTGTAGCGCTGCAAGAGTTGACGGAGTATATCAATGAATATGGATTTGACTTAACTGTGACTCTGGCAATTGCTGCTATAACAGTAGTGGAGAATGTTCCAGAGAATATGAAGGTGATTTTAGAAGAACTAAGGTTAATTTCACTGAAGGACATTTTACAAGATAAGCAAAGAAATGTTCCACATCTAATCAAACTACTCAGcgaaaaattgaatattGATGGGGATGGTCTTGAAACCAAAGTTGTTTCACAAAGAATGGCATATTTCTTTCCTAACAGCGGGAAGTCATGGGAAGGGATTGACGCGAACATTCAACAACGTGTGATTAGTGGGGGACAGAACCGAGTTACTGCAGAAACTTTGAGTATGGCCCAGTACTCACTAGGAAACCTAAGGAGTATACAACGGAGTGTCTTTTTATGTCCATGGAATAGGACAGCCTTGGCATCATTAAGAGAATGCTTTTAACGGAATTGTTAAAGTCCGGTGTTGCATAATGTAAAGATTATACAAGTCTATATGCTGATGTAGGTTTTTCActaaaagaaaaaagacaaTTCTAATTCCCTCGCAATTCTGTTACATAAAATTGAAGACTTCCCAGAGTGCAACCAGTCTGGATATCCGCGTGTATACAGTCATATCCCTCTTCTTTACCATTTTCAGTTGGTTTAGTTCACTTGGGAGTAGTAGTTCCGCCTCTTTACCTCTCACGTCCTCTCTGTTGGCCTTTGTCAAAAGCGTAGCATTCTCCTCCTTCAGCCTCTCCATTTTGCTCAGCAGGTTAGCAATGTTCCATTCCATGTTTTCCCTCATGAACCGGTACGAATGATCCTCCTTTGttctgaagaggaacacGGCTCTAGCGGCAGCTCTGTCCACAGTTCTTGGCACCTCCTGAATTTCGCTAACGTTGTATTTGACCAACGCCGCCGTGGTGGACCTAATGTCTTTCTCTCGCATCAATGCGGTGGAATTTATGACCTTCTCCGAGGCCAGTTTATTTGCCTTGATGCAGCGGCGGATACGAAGTGCGGATGCCCCC from Huiozyma naganishii CBS 8797 chromosome 6, complete genome encodes the following:
- the SKI3 gene encoding SKI complex subunit tetratricopeptide repeat protein SKI3 (similar to Saccharomyces cerevisiae SKI3 (YPR189W); ancestral locus Anc_7.546) yields the protein MSELRQLLKDAKLELSRGDYEEAIALSKAVLEIDKDNYFAFVFLGKAYSSIEGKGRESVESYTRATQIDAANLLAWKGFFLTLEEHSKRLFPGMLTCSKFFGLCVQYMKLLIEQEQSQVQLINFVKIVKSHYADDINFILPFLEYFLPGTEPFEILGRHLLLPKESLAQLIRLTSLRESQEISRVTTEHRLKLSTQDPLYQSKINSFAWEIYQNSKLDKYYNQLINVVNDDQERASLETQWLEYRLKLLKSMPAEKKQEFFPRVKDMVDGMVVVKHDSLMAWKLYFDWEDFVDLNSLDANLVWEFFQKFPKEPLAMILYLWLNSNLSCYDTSKLSENNKQNSSPAKEADKGQDQTEVEALQEEDDQQEEELGEMLNAQENETSDVFSEEAILVALMDNISKVKNSTLAYRIVSQYYILNKEYEMSLPYIKSGISLVSVNVRDLGANLINTKRELTIALATGYTYVDAPKNHKFALSLFDKILESDPENIQVKLGKAIISIESADWEDAGKLLTDVIAESPDNLEVQSQLAWCKAHLNAFDNAILMLQNVIKNIEGTDQRTMQFRCENMWREAKVHIMKHRFGDQGENMDLINTAFKILISIIKLDSETFAKSYSTLGDIYAYYYRDDVRAYKCYYKSFEMDFTDIRAAKYICEIYTAAGNWNAAAQICERLVKTEAIKMELRSTNWPYRVIGIAYLERQQESESVEWFHSALRVDPNDVESWVALGQAYFACGRVEASTKVFEKAIEIDPLHLYAQYFNSLSLAEMGCFEECIEILKNITQLNPEELAFQVSYSSILVSYAFDLYQQGFLMKGTASAIQAIELLRHISVDFRHSGQDIWLSLSKAIYLFILVESQIETLPLESILEIFGSVESSKITDVDSIDGILYDNILQDSSSDNIAIACKFLVLASKFALVTVDIESVSATVRSSIWCNIGLSELAAYMSLKEDGLRDAAIYSFKKCIKYQTNTFQAWVGLGIATMDVNFRVSQHCLIKAASFAPKDIRTWFNLAILGLKKNDIDFAHEVLTRTQSLSPESTDPWLGIGLIMEQIGKRTESHNVIAHAYSLSKGQSKNVQYFYANSVVQRRVGSGNDEGDIDAMEELNATALGLEQYFKKKPNHAQAIDLAIMILERLQNYKVADTFAAKLTGIFEQKFEESQDEDDIVNYAIIKAQLARIQLGLGEYNKAIESANLSDGIIGDSTAENCKSSQLSNAVCLGLANFFLGNFDETLTHFQNLLNRDKKSSSLVILLSKVLYELGTEDTKSVALQELTEYINEYGFDLTVTLAIAAITVVENVPENMKVILEELRLISLKDILQDKQRNVPHLIKLLSEKLNIDGDGLETKVVSQRMAYFFPNSGKSWEGIDANIQQRVISGGQNRVTAETLSMAQYSLGNLRSIQRSVFLCPWNRTALASLRECF